A single Thermosynechococcus vestitus BP-1 DNA region contains:
- a CDS encoding glutathione S-transferase family protein has protein sequence MLKLYGGAKSRASIVRWYLEELGIPYEFVLIDLQAGEQHQPEFLKLNPMGKVPVIVDGDVVLWESGAILLYLAQVHGELPKDAAAAAQVYQWVLFANSTLTQAMFPAETRDRQLPPLLKGIETALMGQSYILGKDFSVADVALGSMLAYLQMLFQVDLSPYPAVADYVARLQQRPAFQKGLMGARA, from the coding sequence ATGCTCAAGCTCTATGGCGGCGCCAAATCCCGCGCCAGTATTGTCCGCTGGTATTTAGAAGAACTAGGCATTCCCTATGAGTTTGTGCTCATAGATCTCCAAGCCGGGGAACAACATCAACCTGAATTTCTCAAACTCAACCCTATGGGTAAAGTGCCCGTGATCGTCGATGGCGATGTGGTGCTTTGGGAATCAGGGGCGATTTTGCTCTATCTTGCCCAAGTTCACGGTGAATTACCCAAGGACGCGGCAGCCGCGGCCCAAGTTTATCAGTGGGTGCTGTTTGCCAACTCTACCCTGACCCAGGCAATGTTTCCTGCCGAAACGCGCGATCGCCAGCTTCCACCACTGCTCAAGGGCATTGAGACGGCTCTCATGGGGCAATCCTACATTCTGGGCAAGGACTTTTCGGTAGCCGATGTCGCCCTAGGGTCAATGCTGGCCTATCTCCAGATGCTCTTTCAGGTGGACTTGAGTCCCTATCCTGCCGTAGCGGATTATGTGGCCCGCTTGCAACAACGACCTGCCTTTCAGAAGGGTTTAATGGGAGCGAGGGCATGA
- a CDS encoding DUF3531 family protein yields the protein MNVIFREVNPFDVWIWVEFAAPPSSVEQQYLEEVFNSWFFLGKLGGFNAENLQVQETGLDLSHLEYDRAQAESSLMAVMHNMGEFEYNDRWARCWFDLGTSDALALDVLINALHQFSEDYVPLKTLVIGGDNPEWPIATSEQREMIEQSAWN from the coding sequence ATGAATGTCATCTTCCGTGAAGTGAATCCCTTTGATGTATGGATTTGGGTGGAATTTGCGGCACCGCCTTCGTCCGTGGAGCAGCAGTACCTGGAGGAAGTCTTTAACTCCTGGTTTTTCCTAGGGAAACTGGGGGGATTCAATGCTGAGAATCTCCAAGTCCAGGAAACGGGTTTAGACCTCAGTCACCTAGAGTACGATCGCGCCCAAGCCGAGAGTTCGCTGATGGCAGTGATGCACAATATGGGCGAGTTTGAGTACAACGATCGCTGGGCCCGCTGCTGGTTTGATTTGGGTACCAGTGATGCCTTGGCCTTGGATGTCTTAATCAATGCCCTCCACCAATTTAGTGAGGACTATGTGCCCTTAAAAACCCTCGTAATTGGTGGTGACAATCCTGAGTGGCCGATCGCCACCAGTGAACAGCGGGAAATGATTGAACAATCAGCGTGGAACTAA
- a CDS encoding 16S rRNA (cytosine(967)-C(5))-methyltransferase, which translates to MELSARRLALDTLERVAKGAYADVALHQVLQRYALHGSDRTLVTELVYGTIRQQRTLDTLIQGFCRQLPPLPVQLVLRLGLYQLRYLDRIPAHAAVHSSVELVKQIGLEGFAKLVNGVLRRYSRCTTDPLEAFIAHLPLVSQLGCRYSFPDELIASWLERLPLQECTALCQWFNQPPRLDLRLNPLRITADQLIADFETAGYGLQPIPPLPQGLVLSHCGQSMQELPGYAAGHWSVQDRAAQWVSHLLDPQPGEVVIDACAAPGGKTTHIAELMEDQGRVIACDRSPHRLRKLAQNRDRLGLKSIEIHILDSAAAGDFAAVGDRVLLDAPCSGTGTLHRHADARWRPLKRRLGELLPLQAQLLATVSQWVKPYGLLVYATCSLEPAENEAQIQQFLAHHPQWHIEPPPPNFPLKAAPEGWITVWPQQQDMDGFFMVRLRRDS; encoded by the coding sequence GTGGAACTAAGTGCACGGCGTCTTGCCCTCGATACCCTAGAACGGGTAGCCAAGGGAGCCTATGCCGATGTGGCCCTGCATCAGGTCTTGCAGCGGTATGCCCTCCATGGGAGCGATCGCACCCTCGTGACTGAACTGGTCTATGGAACTATCCGCCAACAGCGCACCTTAGATACCCTAATTCAGGGGTTTTGTCGCCAACTGCCTCCCCTCCCTGTCCAGTTAGTCTTGCGTTTAGGCCTCTATCAACTGCGGTACCTGGATCGCATTCCTGCCCATGCCGCCGTCCACAGCAGCGTTGAACTGGTCAAACAGATTGGCTTAGAAGGCTTTGCCAAACTCGTGAATGGGGTCTTGCGCCGTTACAGCCGCTGCACCACCGATCCCCTTGAAGCTTTCATTGCCCACCTGCCCCTCGTCTCTCAACTGGGGTGTCGCTATAGCTTCCCCGATGAACTGATTGCCTCTTGGTTAGAACGTTTGCCTCTTCAGGAGTGCACTGCCCTCTGTCAGTGGTTCAATCAGCCGCCCCGCCTCGATTTGCGGCTCAATCCACTGCGAATAACGGCTGATCAACTCATCGCTGATTTTGAAACAGCAGGCTATGGGTTGCAACCAATTCCCCCTCTGCCCCAAGGACTGGTGCTATCCCACTGTGGGCAATCGATGCAGGAACTCCCCGGCTATGCTGCCGGTCACTGGTCGGTTCAGGATCGGGCAGCACAATGGGTGAGCCATCTATTAGATCCACAGCCTGGGGAGGTAGTCATTGATGCCTGTGCAGCACCCGGAGGGAAAACCACCCACATTGCTGAGTTAATGGAAGATCAAGGCCGTGTCATTGCCTGCGATCGCTCCCCCCATCGCCTGCGGAAGTTAGCACAAAATCGCGATCGCCTCGGCCTAAAGAGCATTGAAATCCACATCCTAGATAGTGCAGCGGCAGGGGACTTTGCAGCAGTGGGCGATCGGGTCCTTTTAGACGCCCCCTGCTCGGGAACAGGAACCCTGCACCGCCATGCCGACGCCCGCTGGCGACCCCTGAAGAGGCGATTAGGTGAACTCTTGCCCCTGCAAGCCCAACTCTTGGCCACCGTTTCCCAGTGGGTCAAACCCTACGGCTTACTCGTTTATGCCACCTGTAGCTTGGAACCGGCAGAAAATGAGGCCCAGATTCAGCAGTTTCTGGCTCACCATCCCCAGTGGCACATTGAGCCGCCACCCCCAAACTTTCCCCTAAAAGCAGCGCCGGAGGGTTGGATCACCGTATGGCCGCAGCAGCAGGATATGGATGGTTTTTTCATGGTGCGGTTGCGACGCGATAGCTAA
- a CDS encoding CPBP family intramembrane glutamic endopeptidase — protein sequence MIRRPFWIRVFSFALTLLLLWLPLGLSIYFFWGEGGAASFVNMGLLYLIFMLLLRVWGQRVHHQRSPFMFYGLKGGWNFGRDALLGWLAGVFLVALLFAIEGLLGWVSWQGLSDRFGLVLLDGVLTGVAVGFAEELLFRGWLLQELELEYQPWFALLLNGLIFAALHYLHPLEVILATWPQFFGLALLGWILSLSKWVFAGRLGFPMGLHGGLVWAYFGVNVGQLVTYTGVAPEWLTGINGNPIAGLMGVGILILVALGFSYRVATAP from the coding sequence ATGATCCGCCGCCCCTTTTGGATTCGGGTTTTTAGTTTTGCCCTGACCCTACTACTGCTGTGGTTGCCCCTTGGCCTAAGTATCTATTTTTTCTGGGGAGAAGGGGGAGCAGCTAGCTTTGTCAATATGGGGCTGTTGTACCTCATTTTTATGCTCTTACTGCGAGTCTGGGGGCAGCGGGTACACCACCAGCGATCGCCCTTTATGTTTTATGGACTGAAGGGCGGTTGGAACTTTGGGCGGGATGCTCTGCTAGGGTGGCTAGCGGGTGTGTTTTTGGTTGCCCTGCTATTTGCCATCGAGGGGCTTTTGGGTTGGGTGAGCTGGCAGGGGCTGTCGGATCGCTTTGGTCTGGTCTTGCTGGATGGCGTCCTCACCGGTGTTGCTGTAGGTTTTGCTGAGGAATTGTTGTTTCGTGGCTGGCTGTTGCAGGAACTAGAGCTAGAGTACCAACCGTGGTTTGCTCTCTTGCTCAATGGCCTGATTTTTGCGGCGTTGCACTATCTGCATCCCTTAGAGGTGATTTTAGCGACATGGCCGCAGTTTTTTGGCCTGGCACTGTTGGGTTGGATTCTGAGTTTGAGTAAATGGGTCTTTGCTGGCCGTTTAGGCTTTCCCATGGGACTTCACGGTGGCTTGGTCTGGGCTTATTTTGGTGTCAATGTGGGCCAATTGGTGACCTACACTGGTGTGGCACCAGAGTGGCTAACAGGCATTAACGGTAACCCGATCGCCGGCCTGATGGGGGTAGGGATTTTAATTCTGGTGGCTTTGGGGTTTAGCTATCGCGTCGCAACCGCACCATGA
- the clpS gene encoding ATP-dependent Clp protease adapter ClpS, which translates to MSVQTIEKPATVRKLAPRYRVLLHNDNVNSMEYVVEVLLKTVPSLTQPQAVDIMMEAHLTGVALVITCALEHAEFYCEGLKMAGLTSTIEPTE; encoded by the coding sequence ATGTCAGTGCAAACCATTGAAAAACCAGCAACCGTTCGCAAGTTGGCTCCCCGTTATCGGGTGCTCCTTCACAATGACAATGTCAACTCTATGGAGTATGTGGTGGAGGTATTGCTCAAGACAGTACCAAGCCTCACCCAACCCCAGGCTGTGGATATTATGATGGAGGCACACTTGACGGGGGTTGCCCTAGTGATTACCTGTGCCCTTGAGCACGCTGAGTTTTACTGTGAAGGCCTGAAAATGGCAGGGCTAACAAGTACCATTGAACCCACGGAGTAA